Proteins co-encoded in one Zalophus californianus isolate mZalCal1 chromosome 9, mZalCal1.pri.v2, whole genome shotgun sequence genomic window:
- the LOC113921304 gene encoding 60S ribosomal protein L31-like, with protein MAPTKKGGEKKKGRSAINEVVTREYTISIHKRIHGVGFKKHAPWALKEIQKFAMKEMGTPDVRIDTRLNKAVWAKGIRNVLYRIRVRLSRKCNEDEDSSNKLYTLVTYVPVTTFKNLQTVNVDEN; from the coding sequence ATGGCTCCCACGAAGAAGGGTGGCGAGAAGAAGAAGGGCCGTTCTGCCATCAACGAGGTAGTGACCAGAGAATACACCATCAGCATTCACAAGCGCATCCACGGAGTGGGTTTCAAGAAGCATGCCCCTTGGGCACTCAAAGAGATCCAgaaatttgccatgaaggagatgggaactccagatgtgcgcattgacaccaggctcaacaaagctgtttgggccaaaggaataaggaatgttcTATACCGTATCCGTGTGCGGTTGTCCAGAAAATGTAACGAGGATGAAGATTCATCAAACAAGCTCTACACACTGGTTACCTATgtacctgtcaccactttcaaaaatctacagacagttaatgtggatgagaactaa